From the genome of Salvelinus fontinalis isolate EN_2023a unplaced genomic scaffold, ASM2944872v1 scaffold_0126, whole genome shotgun sequence, one region includes:
- the cldn8.1 gene encoding claudin-8 translates to MANSALEIIGLLLSLIGLIGTAASTGMPMWRVTAFIGENIIVFETRYEGLWMNCFRQANIRMQCKVYDSLLALPPDLQAARGLMCCALALAGVGLLISILGLQCTACIRDNDRAKRTVLIIAGSMILGACVCIIIPVSWTGHTIIRDFYNPLLIDAQRRELGEALYIGWVSSAFLFAGGCMFCCCNVKEDKRQDKYMYSRNSPSQYMSYAPQTQYLPQYQTQLQPQPLQRQLSSYSYPGSNHYPSRYPSERSAVAYL, encoded by the coding sequence ATGGCCAACTCAGCTCTGGAGATCATTGGCTTGTTGCTGTCTCTCATCGGTCTGATCGGGACAGCTGCCAGCACGGGGATGCCCATGTGGCGCGTGACGGCTTTCATCGGCGAGAACATCATCGTGTTCGAGACGCGCTACGAGGGTCTGTGGATGAATTGCTTTAGACAGGCCAACATCAGGATGCAGTGTAAAGTGTACGACTCCCTCCTGGCTCTGCCCCCGGACCTGCAGGCGGCCAGGGGTCTCATGTGCTGTGCCTTGGCCCTGGCAGGGGTGGGGCTGCTCATATCTATCCTGGGCTTACAGTGCACGGCCTGCATCCGGGACAACGACCGTGCAAAACGCACGGTGCTCATCATCGCTGGCAGCATGATCCTCGGGGCCTGCGTCTGCATCATCATCCCAGTCTCCTGGACGGGTCACACTATCATCCGTGACTTCTACAACCCCCTGCTGATCGACGCCCAGCGCAGGGAGCTGGGCGAAGCTCTCTACATTGGATGGGTCTCCTCTGCCTTCCTCTTCGCCGGCGGCTGCATGTTCTGCTGCTGTAACGTCAAAGAGGATAAAAGGCAAGACAAGTACATGTACTCCAGGAACAGCCCTAGTCAATACATGTCTTACGCCCCTCAAACACAGTACCTGCCACAGTACCAgacccagctccagcctcagcctctacAGAGGCAGCTGTCCAGTTACAGCTACCCCGGCTCCAACCACTACCCCTCCAGGTACCCCTCGGAACGCAGCGCTGTGGCTTACCTCTGA
- the cldn8.2 gene encoding claudin-8 — protein sequence MDRSYMGSATAYSVYGKPPQSYFDPAYDEKAAKSYMDSVYEEKKRVEKKARSEAVCCEVVALVFGFVGLIGVSAVTGLPMWKVTAFIQENIIVMETRWEGLWMNCYRQANIRMQCKVYDSLLFLPADLQAARGLMCSSVAVSAIALILSAVGMKCTKVVDHRPRTKHIVLVTGGCLFLVGCVTTIIPVSWTANVIIRDFYNPLLIDAQRRELGEALYIGWVTSALLFVAGVILLCRHAPRVGDDEMERMVNGPGYIYQPGVNYQPGVNYQQGSAYAYQPYSYQPNYSAPPGSVVYAPNQYM from the coding sequence ATGGACCGGTCCTACATGGGCAGTGCCACCGCTTACAGTGTCTACGGGAAGCCGCCTCAGTCCTACTTTGACCCGGCCTACGATGAGAAAGCAGCCAAGTCATACATGGACTCAGTGtacgaggagaagaagagagtagagaaGAAGGCCCGCTCCGAGGCCGTCTGCTGCGAGGTCGTGGCGCTGGTCTTCGGATTCGTCGGCCTGATCGGTGTCTCCGCGGTGACCGGCTTGCCCATGTGGAAGGTGACAGCATTTATCCAGGAGAACATCATCGTCATGGAGACGCGCTGGGAGGGCCTGTGGATGAACTGCTATAGACAAGCCAACATCAGGATGCAGTGCAAGGTGTACGACTCTCTGCTGTTCCTCCCTGCGGACCTGCAGGCGGCCAGAGGCCTCATGTGCTCCTCCGTAGCTGTGTCCGCCATCGCTCTGATCCTCTCTGCCGTGGGGATGAAGTGTACCAAGGTGGTGGACCACCGGCCTCGTACCAAACACATCGTCCTGGTGACCGGGGGATGCCTGTTCCTCGTGGGTTGTGTCACCACCATCATCCCAGTCTCTTGGACGGCCAACGTGATCATCCGTGACTTCTACAACCCCCTGCTGATCGACGCCCAGCGCAGGGAGCTGGGAGAGGCGCTCTACATTGGATGGGTAACTTCGGCTCTGCTGTTTGTGGCTGGGGTCATACTGCTGTGTCGCCACGCACCCCGGGTAGGAGACGATGAGATGGAGAGGATGGTCAACGGGCCTGGGTACATCTACCAGCCTGGAGTGAACTACCAGCCTGGAGTAAACTACCAGCAGGGTTCAGCATACGCATACCAGCCATATTCCTACCAACCCAACTACTCAGCTCCACCTGGATCTGTGGTCTACGCTCCTAACCAGTACATGTGA